In Alphaproteobacteria bacterium US3C007, one genomic interval encodes:
- a CDS encoding GNAT family N-acetyltransferase: MITTRSLRPNEYHAWQALWRGYLAFYETELAENVYRTTFERLCSNEITTQNAIVAELGGEMVGLVHYIFHPHNWRVEDVVYLQDLFTAPQQRGKGVAKALITAVYHASDQAGCPSVYWMTQEFNHQARHLYDQIGQLTPFIKYTR; this comes from the coding sequence GTGATCACAACGCGCAGCTTACGGCCCAACGAGTATCACGCCTGGCAGGCGCTTTGGCGGGGGTATCTGGCGTTTTATGAGACCGAGCTGGCGGAAAACGTGTATCGCACCACCTTTGAGCGCCTCTGTTCAAACGAAATCACAACGCAAAACGCGATCGTGGCCGAATTGGGCGGTGAAATGGTGGGTTTGGTGCATTATATTTTTCACCCGCATAATTGGCGGGTCGAAGATGTGGTATATCTGCAAGATTTATTCACCGCACCGCAACAACGCGGCAAAGGGGTTGCCAAAGCTTTAATCACCGCCGTGTATCACGCCAGCGATCAGGCCGGGTGCCCAAGCGTCTACTGGATGACGCAAGAGTTCAATCATCAAGCCCGCCATCTATATGATCAGATCGGCCAGCTTACCCCTTTTATAAAATATACACGCTAG
- the ccrA gene encoding crotonyl-CoA carboxylase/reductase encodes MALDVKPETARYEAKEKDLYNVGEMPPLGFVPKSMHAWAIRRERHGEPDRSFQLEVVDVPSLGSHDVLVLVMAAGVNYNGVWAGLGIPISPFDVHKAAYHIAGSDASGIVWDVGEKVTRWRVGDEVVIHCNQDDGDDEECNGGDPMYSASQRIWGYETPDGSFAQFTAVQSQQLMPRPKHLTWEESACYTLTLATAYRMLFGHHPHDLKPGQNVLVWGASGGLGSYAIQLINTAGANAIAVISDEDKRDFVLSLGAKGVINRKDFNCWGQLPVVNSDAYKTWFSEVRKFGKAIWEITGKGVNVDIVFEHPGESTFPVSTFVCKKGGMVVICAGTTGYNLTLDARYLWMNQKRVQGSHFAHLQQASAANKLMVERRLDPCMSEVFGWDEIPAAHIKMRRNEHKPGNMAVLVQAPRAGLRTFEDAVL; translated from the coding sequence ATGGCGCTTGATGTAAAGCCTGAAACGGCACGCTATGAGGCCAAAGAAAAAGATTTATATAATGTCGGAGAAATGCCGCCATTGGGATTTGTTCCAAAATCTATGCATGCCTGGGCCATTCGCCGCGAGCGGCATGGCGAACCGGATCGCTCGTTCCAATTGGAGGTTGTGGATGTCCCCTCGTTGGGCAGTCATGACGTACTGGTTTTGGTAATGGCCGCCGGGGTAAACTATAACGGGGTCTGGGCTGGTTTGGGCATTCCAATAAGCCCGTTTGATGTGCATAAAGCCGCGTATCATATCGCTGGCTCTGACGCCTCTGGTATCGTTTGGGACGTAGGCGAAAAGGTCACAAGATGGCGCGTCGGGGATGAGGTGGTGATCCATTGCAATCAGGATGATGGTGATGATGAAGAATGCAATGGCGGCGACCCGATGTATTCTGCCAGTCAGCGGATTTGGGGTTATGAGACACCAGATGGATCTTTTGCACAATTCACAGCGGTACAATCACAGCAATTGATGCCGCGCCCTAAACATCTGACATGGGAAGAAAGTGCCTGTTACACGCTGACACTGGCGACCGCCTATCGGATGCTATTCGGGCACCATCCGCATGATCTTAAGCCGGGGCAAAACGTGTTGGTTTGGGGCGCGTCTGGGGGGTTGGGCTCTTATGCAATCCAACTGATCAATACGGCTGGCGCCAATGCGATTGCCGTGATTTCGGATGAAGATAAACGCGACTTTGTGCTGAGCTTGGGCGCTAAAGGCGTTATCAATCGCAAAGATTTCAATTGCTGGGGACAATTGCCGGTTGTGAATTCTGACGCGTATAAAACTTGGTTCTCCGAGGTGCGCAAATTTGGCAAGGCCATTTGGGAGATCACGGGCAAGGGCGTGAATGTGGATATTGTATTCGAGCACCCTGGTGAAAGCACTTTCCCGGTTTCGACTTTCGTGTGTAAAAAAGGCGGGATGGTGGTGATCTGCGCGGGCACCACAGGTTATAATCTGACGTTGGATGCACGCTATCTTTGGATGAACCAGAAACGCGTTCAAGGTAGCCATTTTGCGCATTTGCAGCAAGCCTCAGCGGCCAATAAACTTATGGTCGAGCGGCGGTTAGATCCTTGCATGTCCGAAGTCTTTGGCTGGGATGAGATTCCCGCCGCGCATATTAAAATGCGCCGCAACGAGCATAAGCCGGGAAATATGGCCGTTTTGGTACAAGCGCCACGGGCAGGTTTGCGCACGTTTGAGGATGCGGTTTTATAG
- a CDS encoding LuxR family transcriptional regulator, with translation MTRYTKITTFEPTLGRLENASQLADVQSVIEEFRDVFSVDHMVYHWVNSKCGRLGVGTYSGAWVSRYIQQSYIRIDPVVLGGFQRFHPVDWKDLDWSSKAARAFQADALEHGVGRQGLSIPIRGPKGQYALFTISHNASDEAWAGFIETARRDLILIAHYFNKKILDIEAEGVVDPSPVLSPRENETLTFLALGYSRAQVAHTLCISENTLRVYIESARYKLGAANTTHAVSLAVSRGLILL, from the coding sequence GTGACGCGTTACACAAAGATCACGACCTTCGAACCCACGCTGGGGCGCCTCGAGAACGCCAGCCAGCTGGCTGATGTTCAATCCGTTATTGAAGAATTTCGCGATGTATTTTCCGTTGATCATATGGTGTATCATTGGGTGAATTCGAAATGTGGACGGCTGGGGGTGGGCACGTATTCGGGCGCTTGGGTCAGCCGCTATATTCAGCAATCCTATATTCGTATTGATCCGGTGGTTTTGGGGGGCTTTCAGCGGTTTCACCCCGTTGATTGGAAGGATCTTGATTGGTCAAGCAAAGCGGCGCGGGCGTTTCAGGCTGACGCGTTAGAGCATGGGGTGGGCCGTCAGGGGCTGTCTATTCCGATCCGAGGGCCAAAAGGCCAATACGCTTTGTTTACGATCAGTCATAACGCTTCGGATGAGGCATGGGCGGGCTTTATCGAAACGGCTCGGCGCGACCTTATTTTAATTGCGCATTATTTTAATAAAAAAATTTTAGATATCGAAGCTGAGGGTGTCGTAGATCCCAGCCCGGTGCTTTCCCCGCGCGAAAATGAAACGCTGACATTTCTGGCGCTTGGGTATAGCCGGGCGCAAGTTGCGCATACATTATGCATTTCGGAAAATACATTGCGCGTCTATATTGAAAGCGCCCGCTATAAATTGGGCGCTGCCAATACCACGCATGCGGTTTCGTTGGCGGTTAGCCGCGGGTTGATTTTGCTCTAG
- a CDS encoding methylmalonyl-CoA mutase family protein gives MSFSPKDRPWLIRTYAGHSTARDSNALYRSNLQKGQTGLSVAFDLPTQTGYDSDHLLAQGEVGKVGVPICHLGDMRSLFEQIPLDQMNTSMTINATAPWLLALYIAVAEEQGADISALQGTVQNDIIKEYLSRGTYICPPQPSLKLIGDVAEYCYEQLPKWNPMNVCSYHLQEAGATPEQELAFALATATAVLDELQERVPAHDFPKLVGRISFFVNAGIRFVTEMCKMRAFVDLWDEICETRYGVENPKYRRFRYGVQVNSLGLTEQQPENNVYRILIEMLAVTLSKNARARAVQLPAWNEALGLPRPWDQQWSMRMQQIMAFETDLLEYEDLFDGNPTIEAKVARLKDEARHELASLDALGGAIEAIGYMKSRLVESNTQRLNKIASKETTVVGVNKFTTGEPSPLTAGDGGIMTVDPAVEQDQVDRLNAWRSARDDASVASALRSLRAAAQAGENIMPASIAAAKAGVTTGEWAAQMRLIYGEYRGPTGVARGVSNKSEGLDEIREAVDLVSQKLGRRLGFLMGKPGLDGHSNGAEQIAARARDCGMEIAYDGIRLTPEQLIASVQEHQPHVIGLSILSGSHIPLVEDMMKRLQLAQLDNIPVVVGGIIPQEDMTRLTAMGVAKIYTPKDFELNAIMMDIVSLADPTDLAAE, from the coding sequence ATGAGCTTCTCACCAAAAGATCGTCCATGGCTGATCAGAACATATGCGGGCCATTCGACGGCGCGCGACTCAAACGCGCTTTACCGATCAAATTTGCAAAAAGGCCAGACGGGATTGTCGGTAGCCTTCGATTTACCCACCCAGACAGGCTATGACAGTGATCATCTTCTGGCGCAGGGGGAAGTTGGAAAAGTCGGGGTGCCAATTTGCCATCTTGGCGATATGCGCAGCCTATTTGAGCAGATCCCCCTAGATCAGATGAACACCTCAATGACGATCAATGCGACAGCCCCTTGGCTGCTGGCGTTATATATCGCGGTCGCTGAGGAGCAGGGCGCCGATATAAGCGCGCTGCAAGGCACCGTGCAAAATGATATTATCAAAGAATATTTGTCGCGCGGCACGTATATTTGCCCCCCGCAACCCTCGCTCAAACTAATCGGTGATGTGGCAGAATATTGCTATGAGCAGCTGCCAAAGTGGAACCCAATGAACGTGTGCTCTTATCATTTACAAGAGGCCGGAGCGACACCAGAACAAGAGCTTGCCTTTGCTTTGGCGACCGCAACCGCGGTGTTGGATGAGTTGCAAGAACGCGTGCCAGCGCATGATTTTCCCAAACTCGTCGGTCGTATTTCGTTTTTTGTGAATGCAGGCATTCGCTTCGTCACCGAAATGTGCAAGATGCGCGCCTTTGTGGACCTGTGGGATGAAATTTGTGAAACCCGCTACGGCGTTGAAAATCCAAAATACCGACGGTTCAGATATGGGGTGCAAGTGAATTCGCTTGGGCTTACCGAACAGCAACCGGAAAATAATGTTTATCGTATTCTGATCGAAATGCTGGCCGTCACATTGTCAAAAAATGCCCGCGCCCGGGCCGTACAATTGCCAGCCTGGAATGAAGCTTTGGGCCTGCCGCGCCCCTGGGATCAACAATGGTCGATGCGGATGCAGCAGATCATGGCCTTTGAAACAGATCTGCTGGAATATGAAGATCTGTTCGACGGCAACCCCACCATAGAGGCCAAGGTTGCGCGTTTGAAAGACGAAGCGCGCCATGAGCTGGCATCGCTCGATGCGCTGGGCGGCGCAATCGAAGCAATCGGCTATATGAAATCGCGCCTCGTGGAAAGCAACACGCAACGGCTGAACAAAATCGCTTCAAAAGAAACAACCGTGGTCGGGGTCAATAAGTTCACCACGGGAGAGCCTTCGCCCCTTACCGCCGGAGATGGTGGCATAATGACGGTTGACCCAGCCGTTGAGCAGGATCAGGTGGACCGGTTGAACGCTTGGCGCAGCGCCCGCGATGACGCATCCGTGGCGAGCGCGCTGCGCAGCTTGCGCGCGGCGGCGCAGGCGGGTGAGAACATCATGCCGGCTTCTATCGCTGCGGCCAAAGCCGGCGTGACAACCGGCGAATGGGCGGCGCAAATGCGGCTTATCTATGGCGAATACAGAGGGCCAACAGGCGTGGCGCGCGGCGTATCCAACAAAAGCGAAGGGCTAGATGAAATTCGCGAAGCGGTCGATCTTGTGAGTCAGAAGCTGGGGCGCCGCTTGGGCTTTTTGATGGGCAAACCCGGGCTTGACGGTCACTCGAACGGGGCCGAGCAAATCGCCGCCCGGGCGCGCGATTGCGGAATGGAGATTGCGTATGATGGCATCCGCTTAACGCCCGAACAGCTGATTGCCTCTGTTCAAGAGCACCAGCCCCATGTGATCGGCCTGTCAATCTTATCGGGCAGTCATATTCCCCTAGTGGAAGATATGATGAAGCGCCTGCAACTGGCCCAACTTGATAACATTCCCGTGGTGGTTGGGGGCATTATTCCACAAGAAGATATGACCCGTCTGACAGCGATGGGCGTTGCAAAAATATACACCCCGAAAGATTTCGAATTGAACGCCATTATGATGGATATCGTCAGTCTTGCAGATCCAACCGATTTAGCCGCAGAGTAA
- the deoD gene encoding purine-nucleoside phosphorylase, with protein sequence MTIHIGATPDQIADTVLLPGDPYRAKWAAETFLSDVTLVNEVRGMLGFTGFYKDHRVTIQGSGMGMPSLSIYANELIKDYGAKTLIRIGSCGGMQPHVGIRDIILAMTASSISTPSLGIFKEFNFAPCADYALLEAAARAAQAKAIATHIGGIYSSDVFYDERPDLNQEMTRHGILGVEMEAAELYNLAARHGVRALAVLTVSDHLQTGEALPADQREKSFGDMVEIALHAAFDA encoded by the coding sequence ATGACAATCCATATCGGTGCCACCCCAGATCAAATCGCAGATACGGTGCTTTTGCCCGGCGATCCCTATCGCGCAAAATGGGCAGCGGAAACCTTCCTATCTGACGTCACGCTTGTGAACGAAGTGCGCGGCATGCTGGGATTTACAGGGTTTTATAAAGACCACAGGGTGACCATCCAAGGCTCGGGTATGGGCATGCCATCCTTATCGATCTACGCCAATGAGCTGATCAAAGACTATGGGGCCAAAACTTTAATCCGAATTGGATCCTGCGGCGGCATGCAACCACATGTTGGGATACGCGATATCATTCTGGCAATGACCGCCAGCAGCATTTCCACCCCGTCTCTGGGTATTTTCAAAGAATTCAACTTTGCCCCTTGCGCCGATTATGCTTTGTTAGAGGCTGCGGCCCGCGCCGCGCAAGCCAAAGCCATCGCAACCCATATTGGCGGTATCTACTCGTCAGATGTGTTTTACGATGAGCGCCCCGACCTGAACCAAGAAATGACCCGCCATGGTATTTTGGGTGTCGAAATGGAAGCGGCCGAATTGTACAATCTCGCCGCGCGACATGGCGTGCGGGCGCTGGCCGTTTTGACCGTTTCAGATCATTTGCAAACCGGCGAGGCGCTGCCCGCGGATCAGCGCGAAAAAAGTTTTGGCGATATGGTGGAAATCGCGCTACATGCAGCTTTTGACGCATAA
- a CDS encoding DUF1989 domain-containing protein: MLEGPEDGAARQAVKPVICYPVESLPKPDMAALKTLRQLAVKSDEVIVAPRDASCFDAPVGSFFRISSIEGAQVGDLNLWNARNLRERFYSGKTRALHGTHLTQEERMWSCFPYLRPMATVFEDTLAWYGIDAYGGAVHDVIGTRCDPYTHGLLSGGETYHQCCHSNLTRALASRLARPVREVEDKVHDVLNVFMCTGFTRDTGQYFMKASPVRPGDYLEFFAEIDLLGALSACPGGDCSSEHSSDAAICYPLKVEIFSPPADALADWQGPAQSSYDRGHGV, translated from the coding sequence ATGTTGGAAGGTCCTGAAGATGGCGCCGCGCGCCAAGCTGTAAAACCAGTGATTTGTTATCCGGTTGAAAGCTTGCCCAAGCCCGATATGGCGGCTTTGAAGACCTTACGCCAGCTCGCCGTAAAATCCGATGAAGTGATCGTTGCACCGCGCGATGCCAGCTGTTTTGATGCGCCGGTGGGCTCGTTTTTTCGTATTTCCTCTATCGAAGGTGCGCAGGTTGGTGATCTGAACTTGTGGAATGCCCGAAACCTGCGCGAACGGTTTTATTCTGGTAAAACCCGCGCTCTGCATGGCACCCATCTCACGCAGGAAGAGCGGATGTGGTCGTGCTTTCCATATTTAAGGCCGATGGCAACGGTGTTTGAAGACACGCTTGCGTGGTATGGGATCGATGCGTATGGAGGCGCGGTGCATGACGTGATTGGAACCCGCTGTGATCCGTATACGCATGGTTTGCTTTCGGGCGGAGAGACCTATCACCAATGCTGTCATTCCAACTTAACCCGGGCTTTGGCGAGCAGGCTGGCGCGGCCCGTGCGCGAGGTGGAAGATAAGGTGCATGATGTTCTGAACGTGTTTATGTGCACGGGGTTTACGCGCGATACGGGACAGTATTTCATGAAAGCCAGCCCGGTGCGCCCAGGCGATTATCTTGAGTTTTTTGCCGAAATTGATCTTCTGGGGGCGCTAAGCGCCTGCCCGGGGGGGGATTGTTCCTCGGAGCATTCCAGTGATGCTGCGATATGTTATCCGCTAAAGGTTGAGATTTTTAGCCCGCCCGCGGATGCCCTGGCTGATTGGCAGGGCCCCGCACAGTCGAGCTATGATCGCGGCCACGGGGTGTAA